The following are encoded together in the Variovorax sp. PBS-H4 genome:
- a CDS encoding O-succinylhomoserine sulfhydrylase: MTDRPLPPGLHRDTLAVRAALERSQYGENSEALFLTSSFVQPDAETSARRFAGTEEGFTYTRTSNPTVASFERRLAALEGTEAAIGAASGMGAILMMCMGLLKAGDHVVCSRSVFGSTLNLIGRDFGKFGVETTFVSQTDVAEWKAAIKPNTKLLFAETPTNPLTDVCDIRALADLAHGSGALLAVDNCFCSPALQRPIEFGADLIIHSGTKYLEGQGRVLAGAICGSQKLIDVFATVVRTAGMALSPFNAWVVLKGLETLGIRMQAHCAGGLALAQWLETQPAVRRVYYPGLASHPQHELAMRQQSGQGGAVVSFDVRGDTPEAARANAFHVIDSTRVLSITANLGDTKTTITHPATTSHGRLSEEQRQAAGIGQGLVRVAVGLDHIDDIRADLSRGFDTLRT, encoded by the coding sequence GTGACCGACCGACCCCTCCCCCCCGGGCTGCACCGCGACACGCTCGCCGTGCGTGCCGCCCTCGAGCGAAGCCAGTACGGAGAAAACTCCGAGGCGCTGTTCCTCACCAGCAGCTTCGTGCAACCTGACGCCGAAACTTCCGCCCGCCGCTTCGCAGGCACCGAGGAAGGCTTCACCTACACCCGCACCTCGAACCCGACGGTCGCCAGCTTCGAGCGGCGGCTTGCCGCGCTCGAAGGCACCGAGGCGGCGATCGGCGCCGCCAGCGGCATGGGCGCGATCCTCATGATGTGCATGGGCCTGCTCAAGGCCGGCGACCATGTGGTGTGCTCGCGCTCGGTGTTCGGTTCCACGCTCAACCTGATCGGGCGCGACTTCGGCAAATTCGGGGTGGAGACCACCTTCGTCTCCCAGACCGACGTGGCTGAATGGAAGGCCGCAATCAAGCCGAACACGAAGCTGCTGTTTGCCGAGACGCCGACCAATCCACTGACCGATGTGTGCGACATCCGCGCGCTGGCCGACCTGGCGCACGGCTCGGGCGCGCTGCTGGCCGTCGACAACTGCTTCTGCTCGCCGGCCCTGCAGCGGCCCATCGAGTTCGGCGCCGACCTCATCATCCACTCGGGTACCAAGTACCTCGAGGGCCAGGGCCGGGTGCTGGCCGGCGCCATCTGCGGCTCGCAGAAACTCATCGACGTGTTCGCAACCGTGGTGCGCACCGCCGGCATGGCGCTGTCGCCCTTCAATGCCTGGGTCGTGCTCAAGGGGCTCGAGACGCTGGGAATCCGCATGCAGGCACATTGCGCCGGAGGACTTGCGCTGGCGCAATGGCTGGAGACGCAGCCTGCGGTGAGGCGCGTGTATTACCCCGGCCTTGCTTCGCATCCGCAGCATGAGCTGGCAATGCGCCAGCAGTCGGGGCAGGGCGGGGCGGTGGTCTCGTTCGATGTGCGGGGCGACACGCCCGAGGCGGCACGCGCCAATGCCTTCCATGTGATCGACAGCACGCGCGTGCTCTCGATCACCGCCAACCTCGGTGACACCAAGACGACGATCACCCATCCTGCCACGACCTCGCATGGACGTCTCAGCGAAGAACAGCGCCAGGCCGCCGGCATCGGCCAGGGTCTGGTCCGCGTGGCGGTCGGGCTCGACCATATCGACGATATCCGGGCCGACCTGTCGCGCGGCTTCGACACGCTACGCACTTGA
- the gltX gene encoding glutamate--tRNA ligase, with product MSMTVRTRIAPSPTGFLHLGTARTALYSWAYARHHGGQFVLRIEDTDVARSTQESVEQILASMHWLGLDYDEGPVYQMQRLDRYRQVVDQMLAAGTAYRCYCTPAELDAMKEAQRARGEKALYDGRWRPAPGKALPTIPEGVAPVIRFCNPPDGDVRWDDLVKGPITINNREIDDLIIVRADGVPTYNFAVVVDDWDMHISHVFRGDEHINNTPWQINIFRALGAPLPQFGHVPVILGEDGQKLSKRRGAVSVTAYEEGGYLPEAMLNYLSRLGWSHGDEELFTREQMVAWFDGTHLSKSPAQWDAAKLAWVNAQYIKAKPDAELALLVAAQLQKRGIESDNRLAAICALFKDRCDTTVALANWASAFYADVQPSEADRAQHLTDAVRPSIAALADKLATAQWDKASIAAAIKEVLAAQGLKMPALAMPVRVLVMGTAQTPSLDAVLSLFSREEILKRLQAA from the coding sequence ATCTCCATGACCGTTCGCACCCGCATCGCGCCGTCTCCCACGGGCTTCCTCCATCTCGGCACTGCGCGCACTGCACTCTACTCGTGGGCCTATGCGCGCCACCACGGCGGCCAGTTCGTGCTGCGCATCGAGGACACCGACGTCGCCCGCTCGACGCAGGAGTCGGTCGAGCAAATCCTGGCCTCCATGCACTGGCTGGGGTTGGACTACGACGAGGGTCCGGTCTACCAGATGCAGCGCCTCGACCGCTACCGTCAGGTCGTCGACCAAATGCTTGCGGCGGGGACCGCTTACCGCTGCTACTGCACGCCCGCCGAGCTCGACGCAATGAAGGAGGCGCAGCGCGCGCGCGGCGAGAAGGCGCTGTACGACGGCCGCTGGCGCCCCGCGCCGGGCAAGGCATTGCCCACCATTCCAGAGGGCGTTGCGCCGGTGATCCGCTTCTGCAATCCACCGGACGGCGATGTGCGCTGGGACGACCTCGTCAAGGGGCCGATCACCATCAACAACCGAGAGATCGACGACCTCATCATCGTGCGCGCCGACGGTGTGCCGACCTACAACTTTGCGGTGGTGGTGGATGACTGGGACATGCACATTTCGCACGTGTTCCGCGGCGACGAGCACATCAACAATACGCCCTGGCAGATCAATATCTTCCGCGCGCTCGGTGCGCCCTTGCCGCAGTTCGGCCATGTGCCCGTGATCCTCGGCGAGGACGGGCAAAAACTCTCGAAGCGCCGCGGTGCCGTCAGCGTGACGGCCTACGAGGAGGGCGGCTACCTGCCCGAGGCAATGCTCAACTACCTCTCACGGCTGGGCTGGAGCCATGGCGACGAGGAACTGTTCACGCGCGAGCAGATGGTGGCCTGGTTCGACGGCACGCACCTTTCGAAGAGCCCGGCGCAATGGGATGCAGCCAAGCTCGCATGGGTCAATGCGCAGTACATCAAGGCCAAGCCTGACGCGGAGCTTGCCCTGCTCGTTGCCGCGCAATTGCAAAAGCGCGGCATCGAGTCCGACAACAGGCTTGCCGCAATCTGCGCACTGTTCAAGGACCGCTGCGACACGACGGTGGCGTTGGCCAACTGGGCATCCGCTTTTTATGCGGACGTGCAGCCCAGCGAGGCCGATCGTGCGCAGCATCTGACCGATGCTGTCCGCCCCTCGATTGCCGCGCTGGCCGATAAGCTCGCCACCGCACAGTGGGACAAGGCATCTATTGCCGCCGCGATCAAGGAAGTGCTCGCTGCGCAGGGCCTGAAGATGCCCGCGCTCGCCATGCCGGTGCGTGTGCTCGTCATGGGCACTGCGCAGACGCCCTCGCTCGATGCCGTGCTCTCGCTCTTCTCTCGTGAAGAAATTTTGAAGCGATTACAGGCCGCGTAA
- a CDS encoding ABC transporter substrate-binding protein: protein MIASRPRLRWASLLAAALALTSTYAADLKVGVSSSLSGPLSALGIPYEKGVRAAYALHPEIGGRKVQLIVLDDASDPTTAARNARKLISEDKVDVLIGTSGVPGSLAMASVAREMQAPLISPTPFNLPAADSSWTVTVSQAFPVMVNAVVERMKKSGVKTVGFIGYADALGDLAYDSLVKSADAAGIKVVSNERYGRTDASVAGQVLKILAARPDAVFAGNSGSPGALPYLALKDRGYRGSIYGTHGLINVDFVRVASAAADGLMVPSGPVMVADELPAGNAAREPALAFRSVYRRLHGTLPEDAFSAYTFDAWLLFADAAARVDRKMEPGTPQFRAALRDAIVSTKSLAGANGTYNFRPGQPYGLEQPSVVVIRLEKGAWRLVP, encoded by the coding sequence ATGATCGCCAGCAGACCGAGGTTGCGCTGGGCGAGCCTGCTCGCTGCGGCGCTTGCTCTCACTTCCACCTACGCTGCCGACCTGAAAGTCGGTGTGAGCAGCTCGCTCTCTGGCCCGCTTTCTGCGCTGGGCATCCCCTACGAGAAGGGCGTTCGTGCGGCGTATGCACTCCACCCCGAGATCGGCGGACGCAAGGTTCAGTTGATCGTGCTCGATGATGCGTCCGACCCGACGACGGCAGCCCGCAACGCGCGCAAGCTGATCAGCGAGGACAAGGTCGATGTCCTCATCGGCACTTCGGGCGTTCCCGGATCGCTGGCCATGGCGTCGGTGGCACGGGAGATGCAGGCTCCCTTGATTTCGCCGACTCCGTTCAATCTGCCGGCCGCCGACAGCAGCTGGACAGTGACCGTTTCCCAGGCCTTCCCCGTGATGGTCAACGCCGTGGTCGAACGCATGAAGAAATCCGGGGTGAAGACGGTGGGCTTCATCGGCTATGCGGACGCCCTGGGCGACCTCGCCTACGACTCCCTTGTAAAAAGCGCCGACGCCGCCGGGATCAAGGTGGTGAGCAACGAACGCTACGGCCGCACCGATGCATCGGTCGCCGGCCAAGTCCTGAAGATCCTGGCCGCCCGGCCGGACGCCGTATTTGCAGGCAACTCAGGCTCCCCAGGCGCCCTGCCCTACCTGGCCTTGAAGGACAGGGGATACAGGGGCTCCATCTATGGCACCCACGGACTGATCAACGTCGACTTCGTCCGTGTCGCGTCCGCTGCAGCGGACGGATTAATGGTGCCGAGCGGCCCGGTCATGGTGGCGGATGAACTGCCGGCGGGCAACGCAGCGCGTGAACCGGCCCTGGCATTCCGAAGCGTTTATCGGCGCCTGCACGGCACACTGCCCGAGGACGCTTTCTCGGCCTACACCTTCGACGCATGGCTTCTGTTCGCCGATGCCGCGGCGCGGGTGGACCGCAAGATGGAGCCGGGCACGCCACAGTTCCGCGCTGCGCTGCGCGATGCGATCGTCAGCACGAAGTCCCTTGCCGGTGCGAACGGCACCTACAACTTCAGGCCCGGCCAGCCGTATGGCCTCGAACAGCCTTCGGTCGTGGTCATCCGGCTGGAAAAAGGCGCATGGAGGCTGGTGCCTTAA
- a CDS encoding antibiotic biosynthesis monooxygenase family protein encodes MLICIIEFKVLPGMEQRNREMVAELLVAAAKIDGFVSKESFLSRDNEGKLISLSYWRDAEALRAWMRDAEHRRSIPIGKNELFQSYTIQIAELVREKVWTRQENE; translated from the coding sequence ATGCTGATCTGCATCATTGAATTCAAGGTTCTCCCGGGAATGGAGCAGCGCAACCGCGAGATGGTTGCAGAGCTGCTCGTGGCGGCGGCGAAGATCGACGGCTTCGTTTCCAAGGAAAGTTTTCTCAGCCGCGACAACGAAGGCAAGCTGATCTCACTTTCGTATTGGCGCGACGCAGAGGCGCTGCGCGCATGGATGCGAGATGCCGAGCATCGCCGATCAATCCCCATCGGCAAGAACGAACTGTTCCAGAGCTACACGATCCAGATTGCGGAACTGGTGCGCGAAAAGGTCTGGACACGTCAGGAGAACGAATGA
- a CDS encoding AMP-binding protein, with amino-acid sequence MTDTAHLVERYRDTVVELLLQAAVRAPDHPALVCDGQTMSYGDYCSEVIALANRLREDAGPSRVAVILRNGFGACIAHFGVLAAGAQMLPMNPEYTARELHFQLQDAGCDAVIAEWALQNLVAPLADSMGLPVIWMNEGRGQASGGRPDTDTLPQEVTPSSLALLQYTGGTSGRPKGVNLTHAALRTNVEQREAMLPTHPAGERILCAMPLFHSYGMAMGLYLAARCAGTLVILPAFRRDDVFDAIERHRITLFPGSPSIYVSLMAHPRFESTDWQSLRMCYSGASALPVAVLRRWEETVRVPIYEGYGMTEAGPVLSFNGPGHAVKAGSVGLPLPGTRIEIVDAETGRQSLALHECGEIRAQGPQLMQGYRNLPDETSETLREGWLYTGDLGEIDGDGHLFVRGRKKDLIIVGGYNVYPREIEEVLQEHPAVLEAAVVGKPDSYRGEILLAFVVPRPGMDDATHESALERHCTERLARYKQPARYFRLPALPKTPINKVDRKALSALAAEQFA; translated from the coding sequence ATGACCGATACCGCACATCTTGTCGAGCGCTATCGGGACACGGTGGTCGAACTGCTGCTGCAGGCGGCCGTGCGGGCACCGGACCATCCTGCGCTGGTCTGCGACGGCCAGACCATGAGCTACGGCGACTATTGCAGCGAAGTCATCGCCCTTGCCAATCGCCTGCGAGAGGATGCCGGCCCGAGCCGCGTGGCAGTCATTCTGCGAAACGGCTTCGGCGCCTGCATCGCCCATTTCGGCGTGCTGGCGGCGGGAGCCCAGATGCTGCCGATGAACCCGGAATACACCGCGCGCGAACTGCATTTCCAGTTGCAGGACGCCGGTTGTGACGCGGTCATCGCAGAGTGGGCACTGCAAAATCTCGTAGCACCACTGGCCGATTCAATGGGATTGCCGGTGATCTGGATGAATGAAGGTCGCGGGCAGGCAAGCGGTGGTCGCCCCGACACGGATACTTTGCCGCAGGAGGTCACTCCCTCGTCCCTCGCCCTTCTTCAATACACGGGCGGTACTTCGGGGCGGCCGAAAGGCGTCAATCTCACGCATGCCGCGCTGCGCACCAACGTCGAACAGAGGGAAGCCATGCTCCCCACGCACCCCGCTGGCGAACGCATTCTGTGCGCGATGCCGCTCTTCCATTCGTACGGAATGGCGATGGGGCTGTATCTCGCCGCCCGTTGCGCCGGCACTCTCGTGATCCTGCCTGCATTCCGCCGCGATGACGTCTTCGACGCCATTGAACGGCACCGCATCACCCTCTTTCCGGGAAGCCCCTCGATCTACGTGTCTCTCATGGCGCACCCCCGATTCGAAAGCACGGACTGGCAGTCCTTGCGCATGTGCTATTCGGGCGCATCGGCACTGCCGGTCGCCGTGCTGCGCCGCTGGGAAGAAACGGTCAGGGTCCCGATCTATGAGGGCTACGGCATGACCGAGGCAGGGCCGGTGCTGAGCTTCAACGGACCGGGCCATGCGGTCAAGGCCGGCTCCGTCGGGCTCCCGTTGCCTGGCACGAGAATCGAGATCGTCGACGCTGAAACGGGGCGGCAATCGCTCGCCCTCCACGAATGCGGCGAGATCCGAGCGCAAGGCCCTCAGCTGATGCAGGGCTACCGCAATCTGCCCGACGAGACATCGGAGACCCTGCGCGAGGGATGGCTGTACACCGGCGACCTCGGCGAGATCGACGGGGACGGGCACCTGTTCGTCCGCGGGCGCAAGAAAGACCTGATCATCGTCGGCGGCTACAACGTCTACCCTCGCGAAATCGAGGAAGTCCTGCAGGAACATCCCGCCGTTCTCGAGGCGGCCGTCGTCGGCAAGCCCGACAGCTATCGGGGCGAAATCTTGCTCGCCTTCGTGGTCCCCCGCCCGGGCATGGATGACGCGACCCACGAGAGCGCCCTGGAGCGACATTGCACAGAGCGGCTCGCACGCTACAAGCAGCCGGCTCGTTATTTTCGGCTGCCAGCTCTGCCGAAGACGCCCATCAACAAAGTCGACCGGAAGGCCTTGAGCGCCCTGGCGGCTGAGCAGTTTGCCTAA
- a CDS encoding thiolase family protein: protein MSGAFIPYGAYWSSPFARWQGSLSHLHSLEFCAWLTRRTLEAKGIGPTLIDFGVLGTTVPQRGAFYGLPWVAALAGMPTLAGPTIAQACATSVRCVATAAHEVATGASACGLVLAADRVSNGPQIYYPDPRGVGGTGAHESWVTDSFERDPWTSHSMLHTAEGVAARFGISLAEQHDLVLHRYEQYAAALADDRAFHRRFMQLPFEVPDARFKKSVATLAGDEGIHATTREGLARLKPVLPDGTVSYGAQTHPADGSAGMLVAARDRARQLSSRPDVQIEILATGQARAEAMQMPYAPVPAAREAMQRADLRFADLHAVTTHNPFAVNDIVLARETGLSLLDMNAFGCSLVWGHPQAPTGLRAIIELIETLEMRGGGLGLFTGCAAGDTAMALVLRVSDAAS, encoded by the coding sequence ATGAGCGGCGCCTTCATTCCCTATGGCGCGTACTGGTCGTCTCCGTTTGCGCGCTGGCAGGGCAGCCTGTCGCACCTGCACAGCCTGGAGTTCTGCGCGTGGCTCACGCGCAGGACGCTGGAGGCCAAGGGCATCGGCCCCACCCTGATCGACTTTGGCGTGCTCGGTACCACGGTGCCACAGCGCGGCGCCTTCTATGGGCTGCCCTGGGTTGCGGCACTGGCCGGCATGCCGACATTGGCGGGCCCGACCATCGCCCAGGCCTGCGCCACCTCCGTGCGCTGCGTGGCGACGGCCGCGCACGAGGTTGCTACCGGCGCCTCCGCCTGTGGATTGGTGCTGGCGGCGGACCGCGTGTCGAATGGACCGCAGATCTACTATCCCGATCCGCGCGGCGTCGGCGGCACCGGGGCGCACGAGAGCTGGGTCACGGATTCCTTCGAACGAGATCCCTGGACTTCGCACTCGATGCTGCACACCGCCGAAGGGGTGGCCGCCCGGTTCGGCATCTCGCTCGCGGAGCAGCACGACCTGGTGCTGCACCGCTACGAGCAATACGCCGCCGCGCTGGCGGACGATCGGGCCTTCCACCGCCGCTTCATGCAACTCCCGTTCGAAGTGCCCGATGCCCGCTTCAAGAAGTCGGTGGCGACCCTCGCCGGCGACGAAGGCATCCACGCCACCACGCGGGAAGGGCTCGCCAGGCTGAAGCCCGTGCTGCCCGACGGCACCGTGAGCTACGGCGCCCAGACCCACCCGGCGGACGGCAGCGCGGGCATGCTGGTCGCCGCTCGCGACCGGGCGCGACAGCTCAGCAGCCGGCCGGATGTGCAGATCGAAATCCTCGCCACGGGCCAGGCGCGCGCCGAAGCCATGCAGATGCCGTACGCACCGGTCCCTGCCGCGAGGGAGGCCATGCAGCGCGCCGATCTGCGCTTCGCCGATCTGCATGCCGTGACGACGCACAACCCCTTCGCCGTCAACGACATCGTCCTCGCCCGGGAGACCGGCCTCTCCCTGCTCGATATGAACGCCTTCGGGTGCTCGTTGGTCTGGGGACACCCGCAGGCACCGACCGGCTTGCGCGCCATCATCGAGCTGATCGAGACGCTCGAAATGCGCGGTGGAGGCCTCGGGCTGTTCACGGGCTGCGCGGCTGGAGACACAGCCATGGCGCTCGTGCTGCGAGTGAGTGATGCTGCCTCATGA